A section of the Humulus lupulus chromosome 2, drHumLupu1.1, whole genome shotgun sequence genome encodes:
- the LOC133819833 gene encoding uncharacterized protein LOC133819833, whose product MASSRSLSQISKTVRFFSTSSAPKPSHHNHHSKNHTYLEPNSYIGSWEAPKNPKEAEKRLAQLRRDYAKQVKEVRKEYIKEVELMRLDKLRKDEAHKEALRLQTEERKRLKAEAAKARAQERQVAEQEFRQTLLKERAEKLENWRMKEKLREEKKKEKNELLRRKSSLWVDQSGLEKKILEAIVDTTPL is encoded by the exons ATGGCGTCCTCTCGTTCTCTGTCCCAAATCTCTAAAACGGTGCGTTTCTTCTCCACGAGCAGCGCCCCAAAGCCGTCGCACCACAATCATCACAGTAAGAACCACACGTACTTGGAGCCCAACTCCTACATCGGAAGCTGGGAGGCTCCAAAAAACCCCAAGGAGGCCGAGAAAAGGCTAGCTCAGCTCCGCAGGGACTACGCTAAACAAGTCAAGGAGGTCCGCAAGGAGTACATTAAGGAGGTCGAGCTCATGAGGCTCGACAAGCTTCGCAAGGACGAAGCCCACAAGGAGGCCCTCAGGCTCCAAACCGAGGAACGCAAGAGACTTAAAGCTGAGGCTGCAAAGGCTCGAGCTCAGGAGCGCCAGGTCGCCGAGCAGGAGTTCCGCCAAACCCTG TTGAAAGAAAGAGCAGAGAAGCTTGAGAATTGGAGGATGAAAGAGAAacttagagaagaaaagaagaaagagaagaatgAGCTGTTACGCCGAAAGAGTTCCCTATGGGTTGACCAATCTGGATTGGAGAAGAAAATACTTGAAGCAATTGTTGACACAACACCCTTATGA
- the LOC133819832 gene encoding alkaline ceramidase, translating into MADEVSSFWGPVTSTDWCERNYTHSSYVAEFFNTISNIPCVVLALFGLINALRQRFEKRFSVLHLSNMTLAIGSMVYHATLQRVQQQGDETPMVWEMLLYIYILYSPDWHYRSTMPTFLFLYGAAFAVFHSLVRFGIGFKVHYMILCLLCIPRMYKYYIHTTDAHAKWLAKLYLGTISIGSFCWLFDRFFCKNISYWYLNPQGHALWHVLMGFNSYFANTFLMFCRAQQLGWNPKVVQCLGFLPFVKVQKPKTQ; encoded by the exons ATGGCAGATGAAGTTTCTAGCTTTTGGGGCCCTGTAACATCCACTGATTGGTGTGAGAGAAACTATACACATTCTTCTTATGTCGCAGAGTTTTTCAACACCATATCAAACATCCCATGCGTTGTTTTGGCACTCTTTGGTCTTATAAATGCTCTTAGACAGCGTTTTGAGAAGAGGTTTAGTGTTCTTCACCTATCTAATATGACACTTGCCATTGGGAGCATGGTGTACCATGCCACTTTGCAGCGTGT ACAGCAGCAAGGGGATGAAACTCCAATGGTATGGGAAATGCTGTTATATATCTACATCCTCTACTCGCCAGATTGGCATTACCGGAGCACAATGCCCACCTTCCTGTTTCTGTACGGTGCTGCATTTGCTGTTTTCCATTCACTGGTCCGCTTTGGAATTGGCTTCAAGGTGCATTACATGATCCTGTGTCTTCTCTGCATCCCTCGGATGTACAAGTACTACATACACACAACTGATGCACACGCAAAGTGGCTCGCAAAGCTGTATTTGGGCACCATATCCATAGGGAGTTTTTGTTGGCTCTTCGATCGTTTTTTCTGCAAGAACATCTCTTATTGGTACCTTAACCCACAGGGTCATGCTCTGTGGCATGTCTTGATGGGTTTTAATTCTTATTTTGCCAACACTTTCTTGATGTTCTGTCGTGCCCAGCAACTGGGTTGGAATCCAAAAGTAGTCCAGTgcttgggttttcttccttttgtCAAGGTACAGAAACCAAAGACCCAGTAA